From the Macaca nemestrina isolate mMacNem1 chromosome 7, mMacNem.hap1, whole genome shotgun sequence genome, one window contains:
- the LOC105489676 gene encoding protein GRINL1A, giving the protein MSSLPRGFEPQAPEDLGQRSLVELREMLKRQERLLRNEKFICKLPDKGKKIFDSVAKLKAAVAEHEEVRRKSELFHPVSLDCKLRQKAIAEVDVGTDKAQNSDPILDTSSLVPGCSSVDNIKSSKTTSQNQGLGHPTHEGDGETPEVEYTVIKGPASSNRDRVPSSSEASEHHPQRRVSSQAEDTSSSFDNLFIDRLQRITIADQGEQQSEENASTKNLTDLSSGTQKKPHYMEVLEMRAKNPVPQLHKFKTNVLPFRQNDSSSHCQKSGSPISSEERRRRDKQHLDDITAARLLPLHHMPTQLLSIEESLALQKQQKQNYEEMQAKLAAQKLAERLNIKMRSYNPEGESSGRYREVRDEDDDWSSDEF; this is encoded by the exons ATGTCCTCGCTGCCCCGCGGCTTCGAGCCCCAAGCTCCCGAGGACTTGGGGCAGCGGAGTTTGGTGGAGCTGCGGGAAATGTTGAAGCGCCAGGAGAGACTTTTGCGCAACGA AAAATTCATTTGCAAATTGCCCGACAAAGGTAAAAAGATCTTTGACTCTGTTGCCAAACTGAAAGCTGCTGTTGCAGAACATGAAGAAGTTAGAAGAAAAAGTGAACTGTTTCACCCTGTTAGTTTAGACTGTAAGCTAAGGCAAAAAGCAATTGCAGAAGTTGATGTGGGTACAGATAAGGCCCAGAATTCTGACCCGATACTTGATACTTCATCACTAGTTCCTGGGTGTTCCTCTGTAGATAATATCAAGTCATCTAAAACAACCTCACAAAACCAGGGACTTGGACATCCTACTCATGAAGGTGATGGAGAGACTCCAGAGGTTGAGTACACAGTGATTAAGGGCCCAGCTTCCAGCAACAGAGACAGGGTACCGTCTTCATCTGAAGCTAGTGAGCATCACCCGCAGCGTCGTGTTTCAAGTCAAGCAGAAGATACTTCCAGCAGCTTTGACAACCTGTTTATTGACAGGTTACAGAGGATCACCATTGCAGACCAAGGTGAACAACAGTCAGAAGAAAACGCAAGTACTAAGAACTTGACAGACCTTTCTAGTGGGACTCAGAAGAAGCCTCATTACATGGAAGTGCTAGAAATGCGAGCCAAAAATCCAGTGCCCCAGCTGCATAAATTTAAAACCAATGT GTTACCTTTTCGACAAAATGATTCATCTAGTCATTGTCAGAAGAGCGGGTCTCCTATTTCCTCAGAAGAGCGGCGGCGCAGGGATAAGCAGCATCTTGATGACATCACAGCAGCTCGGCTTCTACCGCTTCACCATATGCCTACGCAGCTGCTCTCCATAGAAGAATCTTTGGCACTTCAGAAACAACAGAAACAGAATTATGAG GAGATGCAAGCAAAGCTCGCAgcgcaaaaattagctgaaagaCTGAATATTAAAATGCGGAGTTATAATCCAGAAGGGGAGTCTTCAGGGAGATACCGAGAAGTAAGGGATGAAGATGACGATTGGTCCTCTGATGAATTCTGA